One Camelina sativa cultivar DH55 chromosome 3, Cs, whole genome shotgun sequence genomic window carries:
- the LOC104777755 gene encoding protein argonaute 1 isoform X3 produces MVRKRRTDAPSEGGEGSGSREAGPVSGGGRGGGQRGGFQQGGGGGQHQGGFQQGGGGGQHQGGRGYNPQYQQGGRGGGGGRGYGQPPQQQQQQYGGPQEYQGRGRGPPHQGGRGGYGGGRGGGPSSGPPQRQSVPELHQATSPTYQAVSSQPTLSEVSPTQVPEPTVLTQQFEQLSVEQGAPSQAIQPIPSSSKAYKFPMRPGKGQSGKRCIVKANHFFAELPDKDLHQYDVTITPEVTSRGVNRAVMKRLVDSYRESHLGKRLPAYDGRKSLYTAGPLPFVSKEFRITLLDEEEGAGGQRREREFKVVIKLAARADLHHLGLFLEGKQADAPQEALQVLDIVLRELPTSRNRYTPVGRSFYSPDIGRKQSLGDGLESWRGFYQSIRPTQMGLSLNIDMSSTAFIEASPVITFVCDLLNRDISSRPLSDADRVKIKKALRGVKVEVTHRGNMRRKYRISGLTAVATRELTFPVDERNTQKSVVEYFHETYGFRIQHTQLPCLQVGNSNRPNYLPMEVCKIVEGQRYSKRLNERQITALLKVTCQRPIDREKDILRTVQLNNYEKDPYAQEFGIKISTSLASVEARILPPPWLKYHESGREGTCLPQVGQWNMMNKKMINGGTVNNWICINFSRQVQDNLARTFCQELAQMCYVSGMAFNPEPVLPPVSARPEQVEKVLKTRYHDATSKLSQGKEIDLLIVILPDNNGSLYGDLKRICETELGIVSQCCLTKHVFKMSKQYMANVALKINVKVGGRNTVLVDALSRRIPLVSDRPTVIFGADVTHPHPGEDSSPSIAAVVASQDWPEITKYAGLVCAQAHRQELIQDLFKEWKDPQKGVVTGGMIKELLIAFRRSTGHKPLRIIFYRDGVSEGQFYQVLLYELDAIRKACASLEAGYQPPVTFVVVQKRHHTRLFAHNHNDRHSVDRSGNILPGTVVDSKICHPTEFDFYLCSHAGIQGTSRPAHYHVLWDENNFTADGLQSLTNNLCYTYARCTRSVSIVPPAYYAHLAAFRARFYMEPETSDSGSMASGSMARGGGMGGRSTRGPNVNAAVRPLPALKENVKRVMFYC; encoded by the exons ATGGTTAGAAAGAGAAGAACTGATGCTCCATCTGAAGGAGGCGAAGGCTCTGGTTCTCGTGAAGCTGGTCCAGTCTCGGGTGGTGGACGTGGTGGTGGACAGCGAGGTGGTTTCCAGCAGGGAGGTGGAGGAGGACAACACCAAGGTGGTTTCCAGcaaggaggtggaggaggacaACACCAAGGTGGACGGGGTTATAACCCTCAGTATCAACAGGGTGgtcgtggtggtggtggtggtcgtgGATATGGCCAACCAccacaacagcaacaacaacagtatGGTGGTCCACAAGAGTACcagggaagaggaagaggaccTCCTCATCAAGGAGGTCGAGGAGGGTATGGTGGTGGCCGTGGAGGCGGACCTTCTTCTGGACCGCCACAGAGACAATCAGTTCCCGAGCTGCATCAAGCTACCTCACCTACTTATCAAGCGGTGTCTTCTCAGCCTACACTGTCTGAGGTGAGTCCTACCCAGGTGCCCGAACCTACTGTTCTGACTCAGCAATTTGAACAGCTCTCTGTCGAACAAGGAGCTCCCAGTCAAGCAATCCAGCCTATACCTTCTTCTAGCAAGGCTTATAAGTTTCCAATGAGGCCTGGTAAAGGACAGAGTGGAAAACGTTGCATTGTGAAGGCTAACCATTTCTTTGCTGAACTGCCTGACAAGGATTTGCACCAGTATGAT GTTACAATTACTCCAGAAGTTACATCAAGGGGTGTTAATCGTGCTGTGATGAAACGACTTGTTGATTCATATCGTGAATCACACCTTGGAAAGCGTCTTCCTGCCTATGATGGTCGGAAAAGTCTGTACACTGCTGGACCACTTCCGTTTGTCTCTAAAGAGTTCAGAATTACTCTACTTGACGAGGAAGAAGGGGCTGGGGGACAAAG ACGAGAGAGGGAATTCAAAGTGGTGATCAAGCTAGCTGCACGTGCTGATCTGCATCACTTGGGATTGTTTTTAGAGGGGAAACAAGCTGATGCCCCACAAGAAGCTCTGcaggttcttgacattgttcTTCGTGAGCTGCCTACCTCTAG AAACAGGTATACTCCGGTGGGCCGGTCTTTTTATTCCCCAGATATAGGAAGAAAGCAATCATTGGGCGATGGCTTGGAGAGCTGGCGTGGATTCTACCAAAGCATTCGTCCCACACAGATGGGCTTATCACTCAATATTG ATATGTCATCGACAGCATTCATAGAGGCATCCCCTGTGATTACCTTTGTCTGTGATTTGCTGAACCGGGATATTTCTTCTCGCCCTTTATCTGATGCTGATCGCGTGAAG ATAAAGAAGGCTCTTAGAGGTGTCAAGGTTGAAGTGACTCATCGTGGAAACATGCGTCGGAAGTACCGTATTTCTGGCTTGACTGCTGTGGCCACTCGGGAATTGAC ATTCCCAGTAGATGAAAGAAATACTCAGAAATCTGTTGTAGAATACTTCCACGAAACATATGGCTTTCGCATTCAGCACACTCAATTACCATGCTTACAAGTTGGGAATTCTAACAGGCCAAATTACTTACCAATGGAG GTATGCAAGATTGTTGAAGGCCAACGATATTCGAAAAGATTGAATGAAAGACAGATCACTGCTTTGCTTAAGGTGACCTGTCAACGCCCCATAGACCGAGAAAAAGATATCTTGCGG ACGGTACAACTCAACAATTATGAGAAAGATCCCTATGCTCAGGAGTTTGGCATCAAAATAAGTACGTCTCTGGCTTCTGTTGAGGCTCGTATACTGCCTCCTCCATGG CTTAAGTATCACGAGTCTGGAAGAGAAGGAACTTGTTTGCCTCAAGTTGGTCAATGGAATATGATGAATAAG AAAATGATCAATGGTGGAACAGTGAATAATTGGATCTGCATCAACTTTTCTAGGCAAGTGCAGGATAATCTAGCACGTACGTTTTGTCAGGAACTTGCTCAAATGTGCTACGTATCTGGCATG GCATTTAATCCGGAACCAGTCCTTCCAC CAGTCAGTGCTCGTCCTGAGCAAGTGGAGAAGGTCTTGAAGACTAGATATCATGATGCCACATCCAAACTCTCTCAAGGAAAAGAAATTGATCTGCTTATTGTCATTCTGCCCGACAATAACGGATCATTATATG GTGATTTGAAACGCATATGTGAGACCGAACTGGGCATTGTCTCTCAATGCTGTCTGACGAAACATGTCTTTAAGATGAGCAAACAATACATGGCCAATGTTGCGTTGAAGATTAATGTGAAGGTTGGAGGAAGGAATACAGTGCTTGTTGATGCTTTATCAAGGCGGATTCCTCTAGTCAGTGATCGCCCCACCGTCATATTTGGGGCTGATGTTACGCATCCTCACCCTGGAGAGGATTCAAGCCCGTCTATTGCTGCT GTTGTTGCATCCCAGGATTGGCCTGAAATTACCAAATATGCTGGATTGGTCTGCGCTCAGGCACATAGGCAGGAGCTCATTCAGGATCTGTTCAAAGAGTGGAAGGATCCTCAAAAAGGGGTAGTGACTGGTGGCATGATAAA GGAGTTGCTCATAGCCTTCCGTAGATCAACTGGGCATAAACCGCTACGGATCATCTTCTACAG GGATGGTGTCAGTGAGGGACAATTTTACCAAGTTTTGCTCTATGAACTTGATGCTATCCGCAAG GCATGTGCTTCGCTGGAAGCAGGTTATCAGCCACCAGTGACGTTTGTGGTGGTGCAAAAGCGCCATCACACGAGGCTGTTTGCTCACAACCACAATGATCGTCATTCGGTGGACAGAAGTGGAAATATATTACCTG gCACTGTTGTGGACTCTAAAATATGTCACCCTACAGAGTTCGACTTTTACCTATGCAGTCATGCTGGTATTCAG GGCACTTCTCGACCTGCTCATTATCACGTTCTTTGGGATGAGAACAACTTTACTGCAGATGGACTTCAATCTCTGACCAATAACTTATGTTACAC GTATGCAAGATGCACACGCTCGGTTTCAATTG TGCCGCCTGCATATTATGCACATCTAGCAGCATTTAGGGCTCGATTCTACATGGAGCCAGAGACATCAGACAGTGGGTCGATGGCTAGCGGGAGCATGGCACGTGGAGGTGGAATGGGAGGTAGAAGCACACGTGGGCCTAATGTCAATGCTGCAGTGAGGCCACTCCCAGCACTGAAAGAGAATGTGAAGCGTGTTATGTTCTACTGCTGA
- the LOC104777755 gene encoding protein argonaute 1 isoform X2 — protein sequence MVRKRRTDAPSEGGEGSGSREAGPVSGGGRGGGQRGGFQQGGGGGQHQGGFQQGGGGGQHQGGRGYNPQYQQGGRGGGGGRGYGQPPQQQQQQYGGPQEYQGRGRGPPHQGGRGGYGGGRGGGPSSGPPQRQSVPELHQATSPTYQAVSSQPTLSEVSPTQVPEPTVLTQQFEQLSVEQGAPSQAIQPIPSSSKAYKFPMRPGKGQSGKRCIVKANHFFAELPDKDLHQYDVTITPEVTSRGVNRAVMKRLVDSYRESHLGKRLPAYDGRKSLYTAGPLPFVSKEFRITLLDEEEGAGGQRREREFKVVIKLAARADLHHLGLFLEGKQADAPQEALQVLDIVLRELPTSRNRYTPVGRSFYSPDIGRKQSLGDGLESWRGFYQSIRPTQMGLSLNIDMSSTAFIEASPVITFVCDLLNRDISSRPLSDADRVKIKKALRGVKVEVTHRGNMRRKYRISGLTAVATRELTFPVDERNTQKSVVEYFHETYGFRIQHTQLPCLQVGNSNRPNYLPMEVCKIVEGQRYSKRLNERQITALLKVTCQRPIDREKDILRTVQLNNYEKDPYAQEFGIKISTSLASVEARILPPPWLKYHESGREGTCLPQVGQWNMMNKKMINGGTVNNWICINFSRQVQDNLARTFCQELAQMCYVSGMAFNPEPVLPPVSARPEQVEKVLKTRYHDATSKLSQGKEIDLLIVILPDNNGSLYGDLKRICETELGIVSQCCLTKHVFKMSKQYMANVALKINVKVGGRNTVLVDALSRRIPLVSDRPTVIFGADVTHPHPGEDSSPSIAAVVASQDWPEITKYAGLVCAQAHRQELIQDLFKEWKDPQKGVVTGGMIKELLIAFRRSTGHKPLRIIFYRDGVSEGQFYQVLLYELDAIRKACASLEAGYQPPVTFVVVQKRHHTRLFAHNHNDRHSVDRSGNILPGTVVDSKICHPTEFDFYLCSHAGIQGTSRPAHYHVLWDENNFTADGLQSLTNNLCYTYARCTRSVSIVPPAYYAHLAAFRARFYMEPETSDSGSMASGSMARGGGMGGRSTRGPNVNAAVRPLPALKENVKRVMFYC from the exons ATGGTTAGAAAGAGAAGAACTGATGCTCCATCTGAAGGAGGCGAAGGCTCTGGTTCTCGTGAAGCTGGTCCAGTCTCGGGTGGTGGACGTGGTGGTGGACAGCGAGGTGGTTTCCAGCAGGGAGGTGGAGGAGGACAACACCAAGGTGGTTTCCAGcaaggaggtggaggaggacaACACCAAGGTGGACGGGGTTATAACCCTCAGTATCAACAGGGTGgtcgtggtggtggtggtggtcgtgGATATGGCCAACCAccacaacagcaacaacaacagtatGGTGGTCCACAAGAGTACcagggaagaggaagaggaccTCCTCATCAAGGAGGTCGAGGAGGGTATGGTGGTGGCCGTGGAGGCGGACCTTCTTCTGGACCGCCACAGAGACAATCAGTTCCCGAGCTGCATCAAGCTACCTCACCTACTTATCAAGCGGTGTCTTCTCAGCCTACACTGTCTGAGGTGAGTCCTACCCAGGTGCCCGAACCTACTGTTCTGACTCAGCAATTTGAACAGCTCTCTGTCGAACAAGGAGCTCCCAGTCAAGCAATCCAGCCTATACCTTCTTCTAGCAAGGCTTATAAGTTTCCAATGAGGCCTGGTAAAGGACAGAGTGGAAAACGTTGCATTGTGAAGGCTAACCATTTCTTTGCTGAACTGCCTGACAAGGATTTGCACCAGTATGAT GTTACAATTACTCCAGAAGTTACATCAAGGGGTGTTAATCGTGCTGTGATGAAACGACTTGTTGATTCATATCGTGAATCACACCTTGGAAAGCGTCTTCCTGCCTATGATGGTCGGAAAAGTCTGTACACTGCTGGACCACTTCCGTTTGTCTCTAAAGAGTTCAGAATTACTCTACTTGACGAGGAAGAAGGGGCTGGGGGACAAAG ACGAGAGAGGGAATTCAAAGTGGTGATCAAGCTAGCTGCACGTGCTGATCTGCATCACTTGGGATTGTTTTTAGAGGGGAAACAAGCTGATGCCCCACAAGAAGCTCTGcaggttcttgacattgttcTTCGTGAGCTGCCTACCTCTAG AAACAGGTATACTCCGGTGGGCCGGTCTTTTTATTCCCCAGATATAGGAAGAAAGCAATCATTGGGCGATGGCTTGGAGAGCTGGCGTGGATTCTACCAAAGCATTCGTCCCACACAGATGGGCTTATCACTCAATATTG ATATGTCATCGACAGCATTCATAGAGGCATCCCCTGTGATTACCTTTGTCTGTGATTTGCTGAACCGGGATATTTCTTCTCGCCCTTTATCTGATGCTGATCGCGTGAAG ATAAAGAAGGCTCTTAGAGGTGTCAAGGTTGAAGTGACTCATCGTGGAAACATGCGTCGGAAGTACCGTATTTCTGGCTTGACTGCTGTGGCCACTCGGGAATTGAC ATTCCCAGTAGATGAAAGAAATACTCAGAAATCTGTTGTAGAATACTTCCACGAAACATATGGCTTTCGCATTCAGCACACTCAATTACCATGCTTACAAGTTGGGAATTCTAACAGGCCAAATTACTTACCAATGGAG GTATGCAAGATTGTTGAAGGCCAACGATATTCGAAAAGATTGAATGAAAGACAGATCACTGCTTTGCTTAAGGTGACCTGTCAACGCCCCATAGACCGAGAAAAAGATATCTTGCGG ACGGTACAACTCAACAATTATGAGAAAGATCCCTATGCTCAGGAGTTTGGCATCAAAATAAGTACGTCTCTGGCTTCTGTTGAGGCTCGTATACTGCCTCCTCCATGG CTTAAGTATCACGAGTCTGGAAGAGAAGGAACTTGTTTGCCTCAAGTTGGTCAATGGAATATGATGAATAAG AAAATGATCAATGGTGGAACAGTGAATAATTGGATCTGCATCAACTTTTCTAGGCAAGTGCAGGATAATCTAGCACGTACGTTTTGTCAGGAACTTGCTCAAATGTGCTACGTATCTGGCATG GCATTTAATCCGGAACCAGTCCTTCCACCAGTCAGTGCTCGTCCTGAGCAAGTGGAGAAG GTCTTGAAGACTAGATATCATGATGCCACATCCAAACTCTCTCAAGGAAAAGAAATTGATCTGCTTATTGTCATTCTGCCCGACAATAACGGATCATTATATG GTGATTTGAAACGCATATGTGAGACCGAACTGGGCATTGTCTCTCAATGCTGTCTGACGAAACATGTCTTTAAGATGAGCAAACAATACATGGCCAATGTTGCGTTGAAGATTAATGTGAAGGTTGGAGGAAGGAATACAGTGCTTGTTGATGCTTTATCAAGGCGGATTCCTCTAGTCAGTGATCGCCCCACCGTCATATTTGGGGCTGATGTTACGCATCCTCACCCTGGAGAGGATTCAAGCCCGTCTATTGCTGCT GTTGTTGCATCCCAGGATTGGCCTGAAATTACCAAATATGCTGGATTGGTCTGCGCTCAGGCACATAGGCAGGAGCTCATTCAGGATCTGTTCAAAGAGTGGAAGGATCCTCAAAAAGGGGTAGTGACTGGTGGCATGATAAA GGAGTTGCTCATAGCCTTCCGTAGATCAACTGGGCATAAACCGCTACGGATCATCTTCTACAG GGATGGTGTCAGTGAGGGACAATTTTACCAAGTTTTGCTCTATGAACTTGATGCTATCCGCAAG GCATGTGCTTCGCTGGAAGCAGGTTATCAGCCACCAGTGACGTTTGTGGTGGTGCAAAAGCGCCATCACACGAGGCTGTTTGCTCACAACCACAATGATCGTCATTCGGTGGACAGAAGTGGAAATATATTACCTG gCACTGTTGTGGACTCTAAAATATGTCACCCTACAGAGTTCGACTTTTACCTATGCAGTCATGCTGGTATTCAG GGCACTTCTCGACCTGCTCATTATCACGTTCTTTGGGATGAGAACAACTTTACTGCAGATGGACTTCAATCTCTGACCAATAACTTATGTTACAC GTATGCAAGATGCACACGCTCGGTTTCAATTG TGCCGCCTGCATATTATGCACATCTAGCAGCATTTAGGGCTCGATTCTACATGGAGCCAGAGACATCAGACAGTGGGTCGATGGCTAGCGGGAGCATGGCACGTGGAGGTGGAATGGGAGGTAGAAGCACACGTGGGCCTAATGTCAATGCTGCAGTGAGGCCACTCCCAGCACTGAAAGAGAATGTGAAGCGTGTTATGTTCTACTGCTGA
- the LOC104777755 gene encoding protein argonaute 1 isoform X1 has translation MVRKRRTDAPSEGGEGSGSREAGPVSGGGRGGGQRGGFQQGGGGGQHQGGFQQGGGGGQHQGGRGYNPQYQQGGRGGGGGRGYGQPPQQQQQQYGGPQEYQGRGRGPPHQGGRGGYGGGRGGGPSSGPPQRQSVPELHQATSPTYQAVSSQPTLSEVSPTQVPEPTVLTQQFEQLSVEQGAPSQAIQPIPSSSKAYKFPMRPGKGQSGKRCIVKANHFFAELPDKDLHQYDVTITPEVTSRGVNRAVMKRLVDSYRESHLGKRLPAYDGRKSLYTAGPLPFVSKEFRITLLDEEEGAGGQRREREFKVVIKLAARADLHHLGLFLEGKQADAPQEALQVLDIVLRELPTSRNRYTPVGRSFYSPDIGRKQSLGDGLESWRGFYQSIRPTQMGLSLNIDMSSTAFIEASPVITFVCDLLNRDISSRPLSDADRVKIKKALRGVKVEVTHRGNMRRKYRISGLTAVATRELTFPVDERNTQKSVVEYFHETYGFRIQHTQLPCLQVGNSNRPNYLPMEVCKIVEGQRYSKRLNERQITALLKVTCQRPIDREKDILRTVQLNNYEKDPYAQEFGIKISTSLASVEARILPPPWLKYHESGREGTCLPQVGQWNMMNKKMINGGTVNNWICINFSRQVQDNLARTFCQELAQMCYVSGMAFNPEPVLPPVSARPEQVEKVLKTRYHDATSKLSQGKEIDLLIVILPDNNGSLYGDLKRICETELGIVSQCCLTKHVFKMSKQYMANVALKINVKVGGRNTVLVDALSRRIPLVSDRPTVIFGADVTHPHPGEDSSPSIAAVVASQDWPEITKYAGLVCAQAHRQELIQDLFKEWKDPQKGVVTGGMIKELLIAFRRSTGHKPLRIIFYRDGVSEGQFYQVLLYELDAIRKACASLEAGYQPPVTFVVVQKRHHTRLFAHNHNDRHSVDRSGNILPGTVVDSKICHPTEFDFYLCSHAGIQGTSRPAHYHVLWDENNFTADGLQSLTNNLCYTYARCTRSVSIVPPAYYAHLAAFRARFYMEPETSDSGSMASGSMARGGGMGGRSTRGPNVNAAVRPLPALKENVKRVMFYC, from the exons ATGGTTAGAAAGAGAAGAACTGATGCTCCATCTGAAGGAGGCGAAGGCTCTGGTTCTCGTGAAGCTGGTCCAGTCTCGGGTGGTGGACGTGGTGGTGGACAGCGAGGTGGTTTCCAGCAGGGAGGTGGAGGAGGACAACACCAAGGTGGTTTCCAGcaaggaggtggaggaggacaACACCAAGGTGGACGGGGTTATAACCCTCAGTATCAACAGGGTGgtcgtggtggtggtggtggtcgtgGATATGGCCAACCAccacaacagcaacaacaacagtatGGTGGTCCACAAGAGTACcagggaagaggaagaggaccTCCTCATCAAGGAGGTCGAGGAGGGTATGGTGGTGGCCGTGGAGGCGGACCTTCTTCTGGACCGCCACAGAGACAATCAGTTCCCGAGCTGCATCAAGCTACCTCACCTACTTATCAAGCGGTGTCTTCTCAGCCTACACTGTCTGAGGTGAGTCCTACCCAGGTGCCCGAACCTACTGTTCTGACTCAGCAATTTGAACAGCTCTCTGTCGAACAAGGAGCTCCCAGTCAAGCAATCCAGCCTATACCTTCTTCTAGCAAGGCTTATAAGTTTCCAATGAGGCCTGGTAAAGGACAGAGTGGAAAACGTTGCATTGTGAAGGCTAACCATTTCTTTGCTGAACTGCCTGACAAGGATTTGCACCAGTATGAT GTTACAATTACTCCAGAAGTTACATCAAGGGGTGTTAATCGTGCTGTGATGAAACGACTTGTTGATTCATATCGTGAATCACACCTTGGAAAGCGTCTTCCTGCCTATGATGGTCGGAAAAGTCTGTACACTGCTGGACCACTTCCGTTTGTCTCTAAAGAGTTCAGAATTACTCTACTTGACGAGGAAGAAGGGGCTGGGGGACAAAG ACGAGAGAGGGAATTCAAAGTGGTGATCAAGCTAGCTGCACGTGCTGATCTGCATCACTTGGGATTGTTTTTAGAGGGGAAACAAGCTGATGCCCCACAAGAAGCTCTGcaggttcttgacattgttcTTCGTGAGCTGCCTACCTCTAG AAACAGGTATACTCCGGTGGGCCGGTCTTTTTATTCCCCAGATATAGGAAGAAAGCAATCATTGGGCGATGGCTTGGAGAGCTGGCGTGGATTCTACCAAAGCATTCGTCCCACACAGATGGGCTTATCACTCAATATTG ATATGTCATCGACAGCATTCATAGAGGCATCCCCTGTGATTACCTTTGTCTGTGATTTGCTGAACCGGGATATTTCTTCTCGCCCTTTATCTGATGCTGATCGCGTGAAG ATAAAGAAGGCTCTTAGAGGTGTCAAGGTTGAAGTGACTCATCGTGGAAACATGCGTCGGAAGTACCGTATTTCTGGCTTGACTGCTGTGGCCACTCGGGAATTGAC ATTCCCAGTAGATGAAAGAAATACTCAGAAATCTGTTGTAGAATACTTCCACGAAACATATGGCTTTCGCATTCAGCACACTCAATTACCATGCTTACAAGTTGGGAATTCTAACAGGCCAAATTACTTACCAATGGAG GTATGCAAGATTGTTGAAGGCCAACGATATTCGAAAAGATTGAATGAAAGACAGATCACTGCTTTGCTTAAGGTGACCTGTCAACGCCCCATAGACCGAGAAAAAGATATCTTGCGG ACGGTACAACTCAACAATTATGAGAAAGATCCCTATGCTCAGGAGTTTGGCATCAAAATAAGTACGTCTCTGGCTTCTGTTGAGGCTCGTATACTGCCTCCTCCATGG CTTAAGTATCACGAGTCTGGAAGAGAAGGAACTTGTTTGCCTCAAGTTGGTCAATGGAATATGATGAATAAG AAAATGATCAATGGTGGAACAGTGAATAATTGGATCTGCATCAACTTTTCTAGGCAAGTGCAGGATAATCTAGCACGTACGTTTTGTCAGGAACTTGCTCAAATGTGCTACGTATCTGGCATG GCATTTAATCCGGAACCAGTCCTTCCACCAGTCAGTGCTCGTCCTGAGCAAGTGGAGAAGGTCTTGAAGACTAG ATATCATGATGCCACATCCAAACTCTCTCAAGGAAAAGAAATTGATCTGCTTATTGTCATTCTGCCCGACAATAACGGATCATTATATG GTGATTTGAAACGCATATGTGAGACCGAACTGGGCATTGTCTCTCAATGCTGTCTGACGAAACATGTCTTTAAGATGAGCAAACAATACATGGCCAATGTTGCGTTGAAGATTAATGTGAAGGTTGGAGGAAGGAATACAGTGCTTGTTGATGCTTTATCAAGGCGGATTCCTCTAGTCAGTGATCGCCCCACCGTCATATTTGGGGCTGATGTTACGCATCCTCACCCTGGAGAGGATTCAAGCCCGTCTATTGCTGCT GTTGTTGCATCCCAGGATTGGCCTGAAATTACCAAATATGCTGGATTGGTCTGCGCTCAGGCACATAGGCAGGAGCTCATTCAGGATCTGTTCAAAGAGTGGAAGGATCCTCAAAAAGGGGTAGTGACTGGTGGCATGATAAA GGAGTTGCTCATAGCCTTCCGTAGATCAACTGGGCATAAACCGCTACGGATCATCTTCTACAG GGATGGTGTCAGTGAGGGACAATTTTACCAAGTTTTGCTCTATGAACTTGATGCTATCCGCAAG GCATGTGCTTCGCTGGAAGCAGGTTATCAGCCACCAGTGACGTTTGTGGTGGTGCAAAAGCGCCATCACACGAGGCTGTTTGCTCACAACCACAATGATCGTCATTCGGTGGACAGAAGTGGAAATATATTACCTG gCACTGTTGTGGACTCTAAAATATGTCACCCTACAGAGTTCGACTTTTACCTATGCAGTCATGCTGGTATTCAG GGCACTTCTCGACCTGCTCATTATCACGTTCTTTGGGATGAGAACAACTTTACTGCAGATGGACTTCAATCTCTGACCAATAACTTATGTTACAC GTATGCAAGATGCACACGCTCGGTTTCAATTG TGCCGCCTGCATATTATGCACATCTAGCAGCATTTAGGGCTCGATTCTACATGGAGCCAGAGACATCAGACAGTGGGTCGATGGCTAGCGGGAGCATGGCACGTGGAGGTGGAATGGGAGGTAGAAGCACACGTGGGCCTAATGTCAATGCTGCAGTGAGGCCACTCCCAGCACTGAAAGAGAATGTGAAGCGTGTTATGTTCTACTGCTGA